CAAATTCATCGATGGCCGAGCCGATCTTCTTGCTAAGCTCGTCGTCGATATCTTTCTTCTCTTTGATTGCTTTTAGAATATCGGCCTTCTGATTGCGGAAAAAGTCAAGCATCTCCTCTTCGAACTTCCGGACGGCATCAACAGGAAGCTTGTCCATGTATCCGCGGGTACCTGCGAAGAGCGAAACGACCTGCTCCTGGACAGGCAGCGGCCGATACTGGGGCTGCTTGAGCAATTCGACCAGGCGTTCACCTCGTGTCAGACGCTGCTGGGTGGCCTTGTCGAGATCGGACCCGAACTGGGCGAAGGCGGCAAGTTCTCGGTACTGAGCCAGATCGAGTCGGAGAGTACCGGCCACTTTTTTCATGGCCTTGACCTGGGCGGCGCCGCCGACCCGGGAAACCGAGAGACCAACGTTGATGGCAGGGCGAATACCGGCGTTGAACAGGTTGGGTTCAAGGTAAACCTGACCATCGGTGATTGAGATAACGTTTGTTGGGATGTACGCCGAAACGTCACCGGCCTGGGTTTCGATGATCGGCAGGGCTGTCAGGGATCCGGCACCGAGATCGTCACTCACCTTGGCTGCACGTTCCAACAAACGGGAATGGAGATAAAAGACGTCGCCCGGGAACGCCTCACGTCCCGGAGGACGCCGAAGCAGCAGGGACATCTGGCGGTAGGCGACAGCCTGCTTGGAAAGGTCGTCGTAGATGATTAAAGCATGCTTGCCGTTGTCGCGGTAGTGCTCGGCCATTGTACATCCGGCATAAGGGGCGATGAACTGCAGGGAAGCGGGCTCGGATGCCGTGGCCGAAATAACCGTTGTGTACTCCATGGCCCCGTGCTTCTCGAGGACGTCGACAACCTGGGCTACTGTGGCTCGTTTTTGGCCGATGGCGACATAGAAACAGTACACGTCAGTCTCTTTCTGAGCCAGGATGGCGTCGATGCCGATGGCTGTCTTGCCGACCTGGCGGTCACCAATGATCAGTTCGCGCTGGCCGCGGCCGATAGGAGTCATGGCGTCTACGGCCTTGAGCCCGGTGTTCATGGGCTCATGGACAGACTTTCTGGCGACGATGCCGGGGGCCTTGATCTCGACGAGACGGGTTTCCTTGCTGACGATTGGCCCCTTGCCATCAATGGGGTTCCCCAGAGGGTCGATAACACGGCCGGTGACTGCATCTCCCACGGGAACCTGAAAGATGCGCCCGGTTCGCTTGACTTCGTCTCCCTCTTTGATGTGCGTATCCTCGCCAAGAAGGGCCACGCCGACACTGTCCGCTTCGAGGTTGAGGACCAAGCCCATGATCCCACCCGGGAACTCAAGGAGCTCCATGGCCATGGCGTTCTCGACCCCGTAAACCCGGGCGATGCCGTCACCGACGGACAGGACCACGCCGGTCTCACTCATCTCAACCTTTTTCTCGTAGTTCTTGATCTGGCCTTCGATGATCTGGCTGATCTCTTCTGCTTTGATTTGCATAGCCTCTACTCACCCCTCTTGATGGTTTCTCTCAAAATTTCCAGCTGGGCCTTGATACTTGCGTCCAGCACCTTGTCTCCCACCTTGAGCTTCAGGCCGCCCAGAATGGCCGGGTCAACACTGTACTCCAAGACGACTTGACTGCCTGATTGCTTTTCAAGTTGGTCCTTGACCTGCTTCTGCAGGGCATCGTTCAAGGATATGGCCGTGATGATCTCACCGCGGACAATTCCCTGGGCCACATCCAGGAGCTTCGCGTACACAAACGCGATATCCGGCAATACGGCCAGCCGCCCCTTTTCCGCCAGTAGAAAACAAAAATTGGCGACCATCTTGTCGACCTTGACCTTGTCCAGAATCTTCTTGACGATGGCCTTTTTGTCCGAGGCGGTGAAAACAGGATTTCGAAAAATCTTCACCAGCTCGGGAGCCCCATCAAGCACCTCAGCCAATGCGCTCAAGTTGTCGCCGTAGGTCTTGACGACTTCACCGCCCTTGGCCTGCCCCAAGGAAAACAGGGCGTGGGCGTAACGGCGCGCTACGATGTTTCCATTCAATTGAGCACCACCCTTGTTAGATAGTCGTTGACCAATTTTTCCTGCTCCTTCACGTTACCGAGCTTGGCGGCGATCATCTTCTCGGCGGCTTCGACGATTTGATCGGACAGTTCGGACTTGACGGCCTCAATGGCCAACCTTGCTTCCTGTGCAGCGGAATTCTCGGCCTGGACCAGTATCTGCTTAGCCATGCCCTCAGCCTTCTCAACGATGGCCGCTTTCATAGCCTCGCCCTGCTCCCGGGCCTCTTGGAGAATCTGGGCCCGTTCCTTTTCAAGGTTGGCGATGCTGGTCTCGACTTGACGCAGCTTGCTTTCGGCCTCGGTGCGGCGGCTGTCCAAATCTTTCAAATCAGCCTCAATCTGATACCTGCGCCCAGAAAAAAATTCTCCTATGCGCTTTCCGACCAGCTTCCAAATGATGCCCACCACCAAAACAAAGTTCAGGAACCTCCAGAACAGATTCCAGAGTTTGGACGAGCCACCGTCTTCCCCCCCGCCGGCGGCAAAGACCACTCCAGCGAACAAAAAAAACAGGGCCGACAGCCCGAAAATCTTCAAGCTCTTTTTCAAATCTCGCCCTCCTTAGTTTTTCGGCCCTAGGCCTTGCTCAGAATCTTGTTTGCGGCCAAGCCTGCAAACTTCTCAACTTCCTTGTTCAGGGCGGCAAGAGCATCCTTGCGCTCGGCCTTGATCGTTTCCCTGGCCTTGCCCACGACCTTGGCCGCCTCTTTCGTGGCCGACTCGAGAACGGCTTTTTCTCCTTCGTATCCTTGCGCCTTGTGTTGGACACGAACGTCTTGACCTTCTTTTCGGGCCTGCTCCAAG
This sequence is a window from Deltaproteobacteria bacterium. Protein-coding genes within it:
- a CDS encoding F0F1 ATP synthase subunit delta, with the protein product MNGNIVARRYAHALFSLGQAKGGEVVKTYGDNLSALAEVLDGAPELVKIFRNPVFTASDKKAIVKKILDKVKVDKMVANFCFLLAEKGRLAVLPDIAFVYAKLLDVAQGIVRGEIITAISLNDALQKQVKDQLEKQSGSQVVLEYSVDPAILGGLKLKVGDKVLDASIKAQLEILRETIKRGE
- a CDS encoding F0F1 ATP synthase subunit alpha, which produces MQIKAEEISQIIEGQIKNYEKKVEMSETGVVLSVGDGIARVYGVENAMAMELLEFPGGIMGLVLNLEADSVGVALLGEDTHIKEGDEVKRTGRIFQVPVGDAVTGRVIDPLGNPIDGKGPIVSKETRLVEIKAPGIVARKSVHEPMNTGLKAVDAMTPIGRGQRELIIGDRQVGKTAIGIDAILAQKETDVYCFYVAIGQKRATVAQVVDVLEKHGAMEYTTVISATASEPASLQFIAPYAGCTMAEHYRDNGKHALIIYDDLSKQAVAYRQMSLLLRRPPGREAFPGDVFYLHSRLLERAAKVSDDLGAGSLTALPIIETQAGDVSAYIPTNVISITDGQVYLEPNLFNAGIRPAINVGLSVSRVGGAAQVKAMKKVAGTLRLDLAQYRELAAFAQFGSDLDKATQQRLTRGERLVELLKQPQYRPLPVQEQVVSLFAGTRGYMDKLPVDAVRKFEEEMLDFFRNQKADILKAIKEKKDIDDELSKKIGSAIDEFAKSFKA
- a CDS encoding F0F1 ATP synthase subunit B, which codes for MFGLSALFFLFAGVVFAAGGGEDGGSSKLWNLFWRFLNFVLVVGIIWKLVGKRIGEFFSGRRYQIEADLKDLDSRRTEAESKLRQVETSIANLEKERAQILQEAREQGEAMKAAIVEKAEGMAKQILVQAENSAAQEARLAIEAVKSELSDQIVEAAEKMIAAKLGNVKEQEKLVNDYLTRVVLN